The sequence tatttgtttttgtatgcagtgtgttgttgttgttttatttatttattttttttttgtttattctacGACTTTCTATTCTATTATGAATGGTATGGCGTTACATAGGTTGATGGGAAGATGCCTTTCCGATTGCCAATCTCACCATTCCACCAATTCTCATCAGATCGATCTGTGACGGTGATGACGTCTCCGCGTCTAAAGTCCAATTCACCAGATTCTTGTGGCACAAAATCGTATAATGCTTGAACGAGCATCTGTGAAatgaaaggagagagagagagagagacaatttaataataaataaaagctcagtagacacatacatacacatgtaaccAAAACTACGATATAACTACAATCTATATAGAGCGAAGATTCTGTGGCACAAAATCACAGACACTTTATAACCTTTAATATCTTTGAAGGATATCATTAATTCCCACTTCTACAGATTAATGCCTGCCAATACAccctggaaatttttttttttaacatttacagAGCAGCTTATACGAGACCATAGTGATGTAGGCCATAGataggtaggttaggttaggttgacttggctggctgaaagctatcacatagacctattggtccttagtagTACCGGATGGagtttgacccttacgtttccttgtagtaggcttcatgtaataagcctgcgtcttttgcgaatctaagtaagctctgaagctctaaccccgggagatattctaacctctcatattgtagagctcctaaacatttcaatGTTGCAGGGccatagatagatagataaatactttatgaggtttgcacttcgacctcatggccttTTGTGTCCTCTACTTATCACAGAACCTCACTCAGCCctagttcccttattaaactcaggctTGAGCTGGGTTGTATTGAGCGTATGTGCATTAATTCTGGCTGCAGTTGGTCAAGGAGATGTAGAAGAAATTTCAGGTTCTTAACTTTTGTCAATACTGAGATCTGCAATAAGTATTTCATTTAAGGCTGGATGCTAGTTCGTCCAAATTTTAGTACCTAATATTAGGTTTCCGGCACAATTGAGGAAAACAGCtgttacaaccacaacaacaacgagtACGTTTGACAACCTAAATTGTTTGGTTTCACATTTGAATTTGTTTGCTTTCAAAGTTGAATTTGTTTGGTTGTGTcaaatatatacaaggtggtgcaaaataatcaccctatcgaaagatttataatttttgcaaatgacgtcatacgtcaatcatatttgacacttgtcaaCTAGACAGTGGAGTATAATAAACAGGCCgcgtaaaggttaaaataaagatttccatcactcaaaatatttttttatttaatagaaaagttattaaaaaaaatcggatgattaattttgagccaccttgaaTATGAAATGAATAATTTTCTATAGGCTTTTTGGACAATTtagcaatataaaaaattgtgtgtcATTACTTTACAAATaccattcgcctgatatggatGCTCCcggccattttttttatttcatcgagTTAAAAAACCTCTACGGGGAAAGCGTAATGGAAATTTctaagacggctctgatggctataccaaaaatagaattccaaaaatgttgcaagaGCTGCATCAAACGCTGGCTTAAGTGCGTTACAGTttatggggagtactttgaagtcaattaatatcacttttgtggaataaacttgtaatttaaattttctgaatatattccgggaacttttccaTTAAGGtggtattataaaaattgttaagaaaATTCGTTGCACACTGAATGCTCGCTCTAAAAAATGTGTCAGTTGAATTTAGGTTGAAGAGGTGCCCAAAATACATAGTCTATACTGTAACTATACGCTGCACTACCGACACATTCGAGTGAGTtagggtttttttctttttatttatataataatttagacGAACACAGCTTTAATATCCAATAGGCTGAGCCGGGTTGTTAgtgaatttattgaaatttgttagCAAAGGCAATATTTGTTCGCCATAAGTGACAGTTGAAATCGGCTGTTTTTCGTAGTGAAGGCAaataaaatcagaaaataaaGTGTGGgtcgatattttatttaaaaagaaacaaaaaaaaaaacaaacgtttAAAATCGAAAGAAAAACTTTTGACTTATGAGAATTGCAAGCAGAAGTGGTTAGTTGAAGCGACAAGCGTTTCGCCGATCTTTAAATATTCAACTTAAATGAACAATAATCTGTTCCTTATTCTAGCAGGGTATACAGGAGGCAAACTGCTTACAATTTCTTTTCAGTTACTGGAGCGGCGAGGCTGTTATTTGCCAGCATCGCGCCGCCCTATGCTACACTCTTCCGCGTGTGATGTATTTAAGGGGctaagggtagtcagaattttcaaaaaattggatgtatcttaaaaatattgtgtaaaaatttgaagtgaatccgataaatacttttcgagttattcaacaattgacCAAGGGCGCTCGgacagaaataaacaaaaactttaaatgcgtttttctcaaaacaatggtctttgaactggtgatcactgtaacttaaaaaccgcttggtagattttaataaaatttataccgtttttatttatactgccgtttttttctcgaaaatatgaaaaatatttcctgaggccgccatattgttaattatgaacaaaaaaaaaacttcgatcaggcacaagattatctattaataaaactaatttctcttgtcccattgattttagatgcatctccaaggacttgtgatgatcaccgtaagggacttctggagaaacgggttctacacaaacagcgataacttttacagttataattttttttgttctttgaatTTTACTGAAGTCAAGTCACCACATTTTCGGGCCCCTGACTACCCCTATCCCCTTAAATACCCAAGTTATTCAAACGACAATCGCGTTTCTTATGTTAACGGAGGGTACAGAAggcaaattttacaatttttgccgGTTCttccaacaaatttaaaaaaaaaaaaacattttaaaagtttttgaaaatatttgaaagttgACCATAAGAAAACACCTAATAATCGGTACTTCGTCTTAACCTCTAAGGAACGTaaataattttatcatttttcaaTGGTCAGGACGAAtgcccgaaattttttttatatgcagaaaatgcgcaacatcgtcagagaggaaaattatgaaaaatcaacgaaaatttatAGCgccttcaaacttgcactttgttaaactaaaatttagtgggctataaaactgtgtgctaaaatttcttcaaaaattctgattaaaaattttaagtgtataATGTGTGTGTTTTGTACCTAAcctattttggtttatttatgaACACACTCATATTGTTTATAGGCTGAAGTGTATGTGGGCGTTTGCAGTAATTTAAAAGTTTCGCACTAAATGATAGTATACATATTTCCAATTAATTAATGAAAACAACGAGGAGACAAAAAGcaactaccaaaaaaaaaaaaaaaaaaaaaaaaaaaataaacaaatttgaataaacaaatactaaaatacatttgaaattaCGAAAATTAGTGAACGTCACCCACGAATACACACACGCAGCATTAAGACACACGTTAGCCTAAGTCCCATGTTGCTATgactacataaataattttgaattttttttttggaataaataaataaattcatatacatactTGGTCGTACCCTAAGTTCTGTATGTATTTAAGgaacgaatttttagatttcattgtgattttgtttttttgtgtattcatAAATAAtgtttctgaaaaatttaaaaaaaaatatgcaaaactaaaaaattattcaaaacaatCGTCTTTTGCTTTAATACAGGCTCTTAAACGATCCGGTGATTACGCTATAGGTGGGCGCAGCAATATGGTTTCCATAGGTATAGATGGCGCATAAGTGCTTGCCTTAAGttctcaaaattttgatgaccCACTTTGCAGGTCATACCTTTAATATGGACCATAATTTGCGGTCGAGACGATTTAAATCTGCGCTGCCAAAGAATCAATTTtcagcagtaaaaaaaaaaacaacagaataGTCTGCCGTTACCACTTTTTGGCTGTTTTAGTGTTAATTAAAGGTGTATAGTTTCGTTGCAAGACCTTTACGCGCTTTTTAGTTTTATGTGCCAGTCCAGAGTTTTGTTGAAAGAGCCAGCGTAGTATGCTCCATTAAAGAGGGTTCTTGGATGCATTTGCCATCACATCTTCTTCGCACATTTTTGTTCCAGTTTTTATTGAAGCTTTTTCTGAACACTGGCCacagtatttttatttcatccgtaaaagtaatattttcatggccgtcgCTGGCGTGCCACTGCAAAAGCTTCCGCGCATTTTTccaatcttatttattttaaacgcaTAGTTAAAAGATGCCCAGTGCACCTGCGAAGAGTTTTCGCTATGTATTCACCTTTGAATCTGCAAGAGAGCTGGTCATGTCTCTAGCCATGATTTTCCGCTTCCTCTAGGAATTTCCTCGAATTCATTCACACAGTTTGTATGGCTCTACTCGTACGAACAAAACGCGGACTTCCGCCTCTGACCCTGTCCGCCTTCACTTGAGATTATTCTAAGAATAAACTGGTGATACGAACCCCAAATAATTCTAAATAtactgagttttttttttggcaacgcCAATACCTGACTTGCGCTACTTCCGCACCTTTCCCATGTAGTCACCACCatacaatttccttcaatacccTAAGCACGTGAAATTTCATGCCCAactgaattgaatttaatttggaatcaaataaaaataaaaaaaaataataataaaaaaaaaattaaaaaaaataaaaaaaaaaattaaaaaacatggaATAACGcgaacattcaatttaaaatttaaaattctactGCTGCGAGAACCTTATAACAGAACTAATGGCAGTGCTCAGTAAATGTTATGCCGAAAAACTACGGCAGCAAATCATGCGGTGCAAGTACTAGGTTTGACTGCGCAAAGGCTTACTTCAAACAATTAAACAAAGGTCTATCCGGTATAACTTGGCCAACATATTACGGAGATGCTGAAGgaaattaattcattttaatgAGGCGATATAATAAGCTATGTAATTTGAAAAAACATGCCCCTAAACGGACATATATCTTCAGTAGCTCCCAGGGCAGCCAACTTGGACCGTTTCTGTTcacattatttcttatttattaatgatagtTTTATGTGacaaaatattcacaaattgTATTGCGTGGCAAAGCGCATTCAttgaaggtggtggcactagaccaacaacaatgttttgtacgtttgattgtcacgggaaagtagaaaaaaaatgaattcgccttgcttgctccacaaatcagctgatttgccgatatcacctttaatagattcgccttgattatTTGCCGatgatttaaaacttttaaagttCTAAGCTTCGATTGAAGAAGAATCTTTACTCAAATTTCAATAATACtatgccattaaaaaaaaaaaaactagggtctgtcagactcacgcacggtagaagtgaaacttctaagttggttgttccatgcatgggagccccggtttagatctctcccccctctctcgtgttgaattcaggttttcattttttttttctatatcactccacataaatttgtactatttatttttgtccttattagcttcaaatttgacacttgggtgcagtgttgcacttgacgctgatatttctttgcacttccaatggtattttttgcctacttttggcgcgttaatcaatttgctttgatcaccgaaacggttgaaatgtcattttacaaccttctacttcaactatcgtcactcgtttggcaaacgcactcattgtatcgcttcgtctcctccatacctaccatctatttacttcacagcagtttcttattgctttcccgcttacacacattcaatcggcgctttatctgatactcacacacagcactcattttcacgggctatggctatctataataccggttgtcggttgtcgattgtcggttgcctgcatgtcgccagtctacttcaatgcttacttgtgtgctatatacatttcggcgtgtctcggtggctccctcacatcgttcagcgcttgcgatgcgagagagcgaataggcgagagtgggaaggagcagctgcttcttggccccgcccatttgacggatttcggtaacgctccgaacttaccgtttcaatcgcctattttcaatctgccttggggaccccgacgcgcctaaagaagtttcacttcaaaaaaaaaataattggcgcgtacacttctgttaggtgtttggccgagatcctcctcctattcgtggtgtgcgtcttgtccattagatcttaaaaaatgcaaaattatggGCTTCTCACGAAAAACTGTTTAGCCAGCTTTTTATGAAATACGTTATTATAGGCTGGAGCGAGTACTTGTAGATAACCTTGTTGATTTAGGTATTCGTACAATCGAGACCCAACttaatttcaatattcataTTAATCCGTTAACAAAGTCAGCGATGCTCTTGAAACGATTCAGATGGTACTTAAGTGATTTTTACAACTCTAGTAAGACCGATATTGGCATGTCGATCGTCTGGAATCTTCAAtaccaaatttacatacatacatacatagacaagGTAGAATGcattcaaaaatagtttttactcTTTGAGATGCATTGACAGATTTTACATTTTGAGAGATTTTCAGTGAGATCTCCTCCCTCATAGAATAGGCGTCTAAAGCTCATCAAACTTTACGCTCTTGATAGTCGTAGAAAAATGCTggcaataatatttataattcaaCTGCTAACAGGGTTGATTTCTAGACTATTTTTTCCTATGCTTTATGCTTAATATTCCCTCTAGAGTCTGGGTGGCTTTTACgccttttttgaaattaataaactttattaaattaatgaaCGTTTCGATGCTTATACCAATATTTTAATGCTCTTGCCAGGACTTTTGATATATCGGAGGAcacgattttttccaaaaagaaaaagatactATCCTCACTCAATAAATTATTGGAGATGGTATATCTCTAGTTTTTTATTCAGTTGATGAGTTTTTTCTGTAACTGAACATTTTAAGATCTGACgtttaacaaaacaaataaaaaaaagagaaacaagAAAGGCAGTAGTTTCTTGGCCTagcgtaaaaaaaattaataaaatttccgcaaaatgttccaaaaacagaaaaaaacataaaaaaataaaatacactagACCTTCAAGAAGGCGAAATAATGAATTTCCAATTAGTAAATAAACTCGAGTCCATCCAataattatgtacatacatccaaTATTCCTGTAGGTcattatttttctaaagattactatgaatttttgaattttcaatagAAGCAAAAAAGTTGAGCCGAAAAAAGTAACTCATTCCTAAACTGGCTACTCGTAACTAGTAATATaagtttatgaatttttaagaaactttttttaaatattgtttattaGTTTTATATTGCATTCTccaaattacaattaattttctacattttttatgagCTCAGAGCGGCACTTCTTACCCTACTCACCTCTTCGTGGATCATATCTCTTAATTTAACATCTTGTGATCTTGATACGCTTGCGGTTCGATGATATTCCACGAGTTCATTGAGCGAATTGAATTTAACCACCCAAAGGAAGAATTTACCCTGTGCGtcacgcaaaactttaaaatgttgcACACCATCGGGACATCTGTGGACAAAGCGTGCGTGATAATGATAAAAAAGAtacgaaacaaaacaaaaatgcatattttgagAATTACTCTCATCACTTACTTGACTGATAATGAAAAATCACCAGGGCTGGATTCACTAATGCGAATTAAAAATGCACCTTCATGTTTATTTGAGAGCAATTTTTCAGCATCGGCACGTGTGATGCGTCCATAGTACCAGCTGCGCGCATGGCGTAGtggcaatattttaaaattaattcgaaatAGAAAGTGTTTGATCAGTGGACTTTTTTGTAATGTAgttttttaaaagcaatttCACACTTACTCATGATTTTTCATTTCTATGTAGTTACTGGGTATGAGCCCCTCTTTACTGTCTAATTCGGCACGATACCAATTTGAATCGTCTTCCATAtttaaaatctgtaaatataAAAGGAATGGAGatgtttaaaaaagtaaaaagaattTGAGTAGATAATGGGCGATAATATGGCATTTATAGGCGTGAAATTGTCGGAAATTATATAATAAGAAAgaggaaaatatattgtaaaaaattgcaGGCACTCAGAGTGTGTCAGTGTTGGGCTTTCTCAACATTCGCAGTTTAtcaattacatttttctttttgctgcaGAAtatcaagaaattaaaaacataactcGAATTTAAAAGGTCAAATTATGGGTATTTGCGTATGAAATTAaatcatcattaaaaaaaagtttaataaaaaactgaaactgACTTCGTCATTAGCGGAATGCCATCGAGTTGCTAACCGAGAGTTTGACAGACAGACGGTTCTACATTTCATAGCTCCTgcgctaaagatcgaccataaaacagttttaagccatttgcgcaaaataaaatataaaaataatgtatttcttcTTTCTAAACtaatacattgaaaaaaaagtagagaacaaaaaaattatttattgtgctTCACATTTTTCACACCACACAATGATACGTTTTAACATAAGATTTGTGGGTTCAACATTATCAGGAAGTTCTGAAATGAATTTTAATGGAACTTTACAACAAATTCCTCTTACCTACAACATACGTTTTAGGCGGTCAAAAATGCTAGCAGCATCGAAATTGAAGTAGTAAAAAagaccaaaatttttaaaagctgaaaagaaatctttaaaaaacaagATCAAATTTCTAGTTAACGCATTTTTGAATCAAAATTTTGGAGCTCTCCTAATTTTACCGAAATgagattttagtaaaattcttgAGCTGTGCACAGTTTTAAGAGTGATATATTTATCTAAACAGTGGCTgttaaaataatagcagcggAACATTTTACAAGGttcgattatttatttatttttaatttaatttaatttaataataatttttattaatttatttaatttaaaaatttaaaaatatatttcatactgcaacaaaaatcatataatacAAGTAGAAGTTTCAAGGTTTTAAACTTTgcacaattaagaaaaaaaaaatgcaacaaattttgatacaaatttcaaactttgtagtcaaaatctctacaaaaaaaaattctaggcATGCAGTTTTGTAACTcatttaattttggtataattttgttcatttttaaagCGGCTACAAATTCCCACtgatttttcataattgttctgagcatttccatataaaaaatgtcggTCTTCGCTACGCGCAAAAAAAGCATAACATCGCGACAAAAAacaagaagtaaaataaaatgatgatTAATCAATGCGCATTTTGAGCAAAATATTAAACCAAATTGAATGGGTTACAAAACTGCAAATCCAgaacttttccaaaaattgtgactaaaaagtttgacagttttgcgAAAATTTATTGAGTTTAAAGTGTTTAGTTTTGAGTATATGGTTGTAGTATGaacgatatttttataaaaaaaaaattaaaaaaaaaatgattaaaaaaaaaataaattaaagaaaaattttaaataaaaaaaattaaaaaaaaaaaattacagtaaacaaagtttaaaaattaaaaaaaaaaattacaataaataaaaattttaaataaaaaaaattaaaaaaaaaaaaaattacagtaaacaaagtttaaaaattaaaaaaaaaaaattacaataaataaagtttaaaaattaaataaacaaatcacaACTTtccaatatgtcgcgctgccaTTATTTTGACCGTAactaatgtaaaataaaataacattgaataaacaaacaaacaacttTAACACTTTGACACAACTAAAAACTTTGAAagttttgtgaacattttttacttttgagtaTATGGTTGTCGTTATACCTAgtatgaactacatttttataatatagaaataataataaaagaaaaataaaagaaaaaaaaataaaaaacattaaaaaaaatttaataacaaaattataaaaaaaaaattggtaaaaaatgtaaaaaaaaaattaaattaattaataaaaaattattataaaaaaatattaaaaaaaaattattaacaaaaatattaaagaaagtaataaaaaaattaataaaaaaattttataaaaaaattagtaaaaaatgaaaaaaaaaaatgaaattaattaataaaaaaattattaaaaaaaaaatattacaaaaaattattaacaaaaaaataaaagaaagtaataaaaaaattaaaaaaaaaaataaaatttgtaaaaaaatgtaaaaacaaaaaaaatgttaattacaataaacaaagttgaaaacttaaataaatagtcaCAACTTtccaatatgtcgcgctgctattactTTGACCCccactgtaaaaaaaaataatattcaataagcTGAATTCGtacaattttgctttttaacagcatactttgttgtttatttttgttttcgtgtatta is a genomic window of Anastrepha ludens isolate Willacy chromosome 6, idAnaLude1.1, whole genome shotgun sequence containing:
- the LOC128868566 gene encoding growth factor receptor-bound protein 2 isoform X2 yields the protein MEAIAKHDFSATADDELSFRKSQILKILNMEDDSNWYRAELDSKEGLIPSNYIEMKNHDWYYGRITRADAEKLLSNKHEGAFLIRISESSPGDFSLSVKCPDGVQHFKVLRDAQGKFFLWVVKFNSLNELVEYHRTASVSRSQDVKLRDMIHEEMLVQALYDFVPQESGELDFRRGDVITVTDRSDENWWNGEIGNRKGIFPSTYVTPYHS
- the LOC128868566 gene encoding growth factor receptor-bound protein 2 isoform X1 — protein: MEAIAKHDFSATADDELSFRKSQILKILNMEDDSNWYRAELDSKEGLIPSNYIEMKNHDWYYGRITRADAEKLLSNKHEGAFLIRISESSPGDFSLSVKCPDGVQHFKVLRDAQGKFFLWVVKFNSLNELVEYHRTASVSRSQDVKLRDMIHEEVSRMLVQALYDFVPQESGELDFRRGDVITVTDRSDENWWNGEIGNRKGIFPSTYVTPYHS